The Ciconia boyciana chromosome 2, ASM3463844v1, whole genome shotgun sequence genome has a segment encoding these proteins:
- the CCNE2 gene encoding G1/S-specific cyclin-E2 isoform X2, giving the protein MSRRSSRLQAKQQQPLPCQEESPQELQAPEHVQTRKRRTAEEIKKREDGKIAKKHQYEIKSCWPPTITGGISPCIIIETPHKESVTTDFSRFKKYRFRNLFINPSPLPELNWGNSKDVWLNILKKENRYAHCKHFTSLHSSLQPHMRSILLDWLLEVCEVYALHRETFYLAQDFFDRFMLTQKNINKSMLQLIGITSLFIASKLEEIYAPKIQEFAYVTDGACSEEDIVRMELIMLKALKWELCPVTIVSWLNLYLQVDALKDVPKVLLPQYSQEKFIQIAQLLDLCILDVNSLDFQYRTLAAAALCHYTSVEVVKKASGLDWDSISECVEWMVPFVGVAKKVPVKLKNFKKVAVEDRHNIQTHTNYLDMLEEVNSGVASSAPGQLSPVSTGGIITPPKSTEKK; this is encoded by the exons ATGTCAAGACGCAG TAGCCGGTTGCaagccaagcagcagcagccactgccaTGTCAAGAAGAGTCTCCACAAGAACTGCAGGCACCAGAACATGTCCAGACCAGAAAAAGGAGAACAGCAGAG GAGattaagaaaagagaagatgggAAAATTGCTAAAAAGCATCAATATGAGATTAAG AGTTGTTGGCCACCCACGATAACAGGAGGCATCTCACCTTGCATAATTATTGAAACGCCTCACAAAGAATCGGTAACCACTGACTTCTCAAGATTCAAAAAATACAGGTTCAGAAACCTCTTCATAAATCCATCACCTTTGCCAGAACTCAA CTGGGGAAATTCCAAAGATGTCTGGCTCAACATCCTGAAGAAGGAGAACAGATACGCTCATTGCAAACATTTCACATCACTACATTCTAGTTTGCAACCTCACATGAGATCGATACTGTTAGACTGGCTCTTAGAG GTGTGTGAGGTGTATGCACTCCACAGGGAAACTTTCTACCTAGCTCAAGACTTTTTTGATAGATTCATGTTGACACAAAAGAACATTAACAAGAGCATGCTTCAGCTCATAGGAATTACCTCATTATTCATTGCCTCCAAACTTGAG GAAATCTACGCTCCTAAAATACAGGAATTTGCTTATGTCACTGATGGTGCTTGCAGTGAAGAAGATATTGTAAGAATGGAACTTATTATGTTAAAG GCTTTAAAATGGGAACTCTGTCCAGTGACGATTGTCTCTTGGCTGAACCTCTATCTTCAAGTGGATGCTCTGAAGGATGTTCCGAAAGTGCTGCTACCTCAGTATTCTCAGGAAAAATTCATTCAGATAGCACAG CTCTTAGACCTGTGTATTCTGGATGTGAATTCTTTGGACTTCCAGTATAGAACACTAGCTGCTGCAGCGCTCTGCCACTATACCTCAGTTGAAGTAGTTAAGAAAGCCTCAG GCTTAGATTGGGACAGCATTTCAGAGTGTGTAGAATGGATGGTTCCCTTTGTGGGTGTGGCAAAAAAAGTCCCTGTGAAGCTGAAGAACTTTAAGAAGGTTGCAGTAGAAGATCGACATAAtatccaaacacacacaaattattTGGACATGCTG GAAGAAGTTAACAGTGGAGTAGCATCTAGTGCCCCAGGTCAGTTATCACCGGTGTCAACAGGAGGAATAATAACCCCTCCTAAAAgtacagagaagaaatga
- the CCNE2 gene encoding G1/S-specific cyclin-E2 isoform X1, giving the protein MSRRSSRLQAKQQQPLPCQEESPQELQAPEHVQTRKRRTAEQEIKKREDGKIAKKHQYEIKSCWPPTITGGISPCIIIETPHKESVTTDFSRFKKYRFRNLFINPSPLPELNWGNSKDVWLNILKKENRYAHCKHFTSLHSSLQPHMRSILLDWLLEVCEVYALHRETFYLAQDFFDRFMLTQKNINKSMLQLIGITSLFIASKLEEIYAPKIQEFAYVTDGACSEEDIVRMELIMLKALKWELCPVTIVSWLNLYLQVDALKDVPKVLLPQYSQEKFIQIAQLLDLCILDVNSLDFQYRTLAAAALCHYTSVEVVKKASGLDWDSISECVEWMVPFVGVAKKVPVKLKNFKKVAVEDRHNIQTHTNYLDMLEEVNSGVASSAPGQLSPVSTGGIITPPKSTEKK; this is encoded by the exons ATGTCAAGACGCAG TAGCCGGTTGCaagccaagcagcagcagccactgccaTGTCAAGAAGAGTCTCCACAAGAACTGCAGGCACCAGAACATGTCCAGACCAGAAAAAGGAGAACAGCAGAG CAGGAGattaagaaaagagaagatgggAAAATTGCTAAAAAGCATCAATATGAGATTAAG AGTTGTTGGCCACCCACGATAACAGGAGGCATCTCACCTTGCATAATTATTGAAACGCCTCACAAAGAATCGGTAACCACTGACTTCTCAAGATTCAAAAAATACAGGTTCAGAAACCTCTTCATAAATCCATCACCTTTGCCAGAACTCAA CTGGGGAAATTCCAAAGATGTCTGGCTCAACATCCTGAAGAAGGAGAACAGATACGCTCATTGCAAACATTTCACATCACTACATTCTAGTTTGCAACCTCACATGAGATCGATACTGTTAGACTGGCTCTTAGAG GTGTGTGAGGTGTATGCACTCCACAGGGAAACTTTCTACCTAGCTCAAGACTTTTTTGATAGATTCATGTTGACACAAAAGAACATTAACAAGAGCATGCTTCAGCTCATAGGAATTACCTCATTATTCATTGCCTCCAAACTTGAG GAAATCTACGCTCCTAAAATACAGGAATTTGCTTATGTCACTGATGGTGCTTGCAGTGAAGAAGATATTGTAAGAATGGAACTTATTATGTTAAAG GCTTTAAAATGGGAACTCTGTCCAGTGACGATTGTCTCTTGGCTGAACCTCTATCTTCAAGTGGATGCTCTGAAGGATGTTCCGAAAGTGCTGCTACCTCAGTATTCTCAGGAAAAATTCATTCAGATAGCACAG CTCTTAGACCTGTGTATTCTGGATGTGAATTCTTTGGACTTCCAGTATAGAACACTAGCTGCTGCAGCGCTCTGCCACTATACCTCAGTTGAAGTAGTTAAGAAAGCCTCAG GCTTAGATTGGGACAGCATTTCAGAGTGTGTAGAATGGATGGTTCCCTTTGTGGGTGTGGCAAAAAAAGTCCCTGTGAAGCTGAAGAACTTTAAGAAGGTTGCAGTAGAAGATCGACATAAtatccaaacacacacaaattattTGGACATGCTG GAAGAAGTTAACAGTGGAGTAGCATCTAGTGCCCCAGGTCAGTTATCACCGGTGTCAACAGGAGGAATAATAACCCCTCCTAAAAgtacagagaagaaatga
- the CCNE2 gene encoding G1/S-specific cyclin-E2 isoform X3, with the protein MSRRSRLQAKQQQPLPCQEESPQELQAPEHVQTRKRRTAEEIKKREDGKIAKKHQYEIKSCWPPTITGGISPCIIIETPHKESVTTDFSRFKKYRFRNLFINPSPLPELNWGNSKDVWLNILKKENRYAHCKHFTSLHSSLQPHMRSILLDWLLEVCEVYALHRETFYLAQDFFDRFMLTQKNINKSMLQLIGITSLFIASKLEEIYAPKIQEFAYVTDGACSEEDIVRMELIMLKALKWELCPVTIVSWLNLYLQVDALKDVPKVLLPQYSQEKFIQIAQLLDLCILDVNSLDFQYRTLAAAALCHYTSVEVVKKASGLDWDSISECVEWMVPFVGVAKKVPVKLKNFKKVAVEDRHNIQTHTNYLDMLEEVNSGVASSAPGQLSPVSTGGIITPPKSTEKK; encoded by the exons ATGTCAAGACGCAG CCGGTTGCaagccaagcagcagcagccactgccaTGTCAAGAAGAGTCTCCACAAGAACTGCAGGCACCAGAACATGTCCAGACCAGAAAAAGGAGAACAGCAGAG GAGattaagaaaagagaagatgggAAAATTGCTAAAAAGCATCAATATGAGATTAAG AGTTGTTGGCCACCCACGATAACAGGAGGCATCTCACCTTGCATAATTATTGAAACGCCTCACAAAGAATCGGTAACCACTGACTTCTCAAGATTCAAAAAATACAGGTTCAGAAACCTCTTCATAAATCCATCACCTTTGCCAGAACTCAA CTGGGGAAATTCCAAAGATGTCTGGCTCAACATCCTGAAGAAGGAGAACAGATACGCTCATTGCAAACATTTCACATCACTACATTCTAGTTTGCAACCTCACATGAGATCGATACTGTTAGACTGGCTCTTAGAG GTGTGTGAGGTGTATGCACTCCACAGGGAAACTTTCTACCTAGCTCAAGACTTTTTTGATAGATTCATGTTGACACAAAAGAACATTAACAAGAGCATGCTTCAGCTCATAGGAATTACCTCATTATTCATTGCCTCCAAACTTGAG GAAATCTACGCTCCTAAAATACAGGAATTTGCTTATGTCACTGATGGTGCTTGCAGTGAAGAAGATATTGTAAGAATGGAACTTATTATGTTAAAG GCTTTAAAATGGGAACTCTGTCCAGTGACGATTGTCTCTTGGCTGAACCTCTATCTTCAAGTGGATGCTCTGAAGGATGTTCCGAAAGTGCTGCTACCTCAGTATTCTCAGGAAAAATTCATTCAGATAGCACAG CTCTTAGACCTGTGTATTCTGGATGTGAATTCTTTGGACTTCCAGTATAGAACACTAGCTGCTGCAGCGCTCTGCCACTATACCTCAGTTGAAGTAGTTAAGAAAGCCTCAG GCTTAGATTGGGACAGCATTTCAGAGTGTGTAGAATGGATGGTTCCCTTTGTGGGTGTGGCAAAAAAAGTCCCTGTGAAGCTGAAGAACTTTAAGAAGGTTGCAGTAGAAGATCGACATAAtatccaaacacacacaaattattTGGACATGCTG GAAGAAGTTAACAGTGGAGTAGCATCTAGTGCCCCAGGTCAGTTATCACCGGTGTCAACAGGAGGAATAATAACCCCTCCTAAAAgtacagagaagaaatga
- the CCNE2 gene encoding G1/S-specific cyclin-E2 isoform X4 codes for MSRRSRLQAKQQQPLPCQEESPQELQAPEHVQTRKRRTAEQEIKKREDGKIAKKHQYEIKSCWPPTITGGISPCIIIETPHKESVTTDFSRFKKYRFRNLFINPSPLPELNWGNSKDVWLNILKKENRYAHCKHFTSLHSSLQPHMRSILLDWLLEVCEVYALHRETFYLAQDFFDRFMLTQKNINKSMLQLIGITSLFIASKLEEIYAPKIQEFAYVTDGACSEEDIVRMELIMLKALKWELCPVTIVSWLNLYLQVDALKDVPKVLLPQYSQEKFIQIAQLLDLCILDVNSLDFQYRTLAAAALCHYTSVEVVKKASGLDWDSISECVEWMVPFVGVAKKVPVKLKNFKKVAVEDRHNIQTHTNYLDMLEEVNSGVASSAPGQLSPVSTGGIITPPKSTEKK; via the exons ATGTCAAGACGCAG CCGGTTGCaagccaagcagcagcagccactgccaTGTCAAGAAGAGTCTCCACAAGAACTGCAGGCACCAGAACATGTCCAGACCAGAAAAAGGAGAACAGCAGAG CAGGAGattaagaaaagagaagatgggAAAATTGCTAAAAAGCATCAATATGAGATTAAG AGTTGTTGGCCACCCACGATAACAGGAGGCATCTCACCTTGCATAATTATTGAAACGCCTCACAAAGAATCGGTAACCACTGACTTCTCAAGATTCAAAAAATACAGGTTCAGAAACCTCTTCATAAATCCATCACCTTTGCCAGAACTCAA CTGGGGAAATTCCAAAGATGTCTGGCTCAACATCCTGAAGAAGGAGAACAGATACGCTCATTGCAAACATTTCACATCACTACATTCTAGTTTGCAACCTCACATGAGATCGATACTGTTAGACTGGCTCTTAGAG GTGTGTGAGGTGTATGCACTCCACAGGGAAACTTTCTACCTAGCTCAAGACTTTTTTGATAGATTCATGTTGACACAAAAGAACATTAACAAGAGCATGCTTCAGCTCATAGGAATTACCTCATTATTCATTGCCTCCAAACTTGAG GAAATCTACGCTCCTAAAATACAGGAATTTGCTTATGTCACTGATGGTGCTTGCAGTGAAGAAGATATTGTAAGAATGGAACTTATTATGTTAAAG GCTTTAAAATGGGAACTCTGTCCAGTGACGATTGTCTCTTGGCTGAACCTCTATCTTCAAGTGGATGCTCTGAAGGATGTTCCGAAAGTGCTGCTACCTCAGTATTCTCAGGAAAAATTCATTCAGATAGCACAG CTCTTAGACCTGTGTATTCTGGATGTGAATTCTTTGGACTTCCAGTATAGAACACTAGCTGCTGCAGCGCTCTGCCACTATACCTCAGTTGAAGTAGTTAAGAAAGCCTCAG GCTTAGATTGGGACAGCATTTCAGAGTGTGTAGAATGGATGGTTCCCTTTGTGGGTGTGGCAAAAAAAGTCCCTGTGAAGCTGAAGAACTTTAAGAAGGTTGCAGTAGAAGATCGACATAAtatccaaacacacacaaattattTGGACATGCTG GAAGAAGTTAACAGTGGAGTAGCATCTAGTGCCCCAGGTCAGTTATCACCGGTGTCAACAGGAGGAATAATAACCCCTCCTAAAAgtacagagaagaaatga